A single window of Coleofasciculus chthonoplastes PCC 7420 DNA harbors:
- a CDS encoding ABC transporter permease, which translates to MTDSVSHQQEELPVEMQSSKLKPSFSWQGIFSLLMFFYMYLPILVLTFYSFNESAYSANWQGFTLKWYIKLFSDVRVLKSLQNSLTVAFVAVVISAVIGTLMAVGLVRYQFMGKGLYRGVSYLPLIIPDIAMAVATLVFLAVIGTPLSLWTIVAAHVVFCLAYIAFVVSSRISSLDPYLEEAALDLGATPFQAFIKVLLPELMPAIIAGCLISFVLSMDDFLIASFTAGTGSTTLPMEIFSRIRTGVKPDINALSVILIGASGAIAFVGEWLRYQGEKKRLR; encoded by the coding sequence ATGACAGACTCAGTAAGCCATCAGCAGGAGGAACTTCCCGTCGAGATGCAATCATCTAAACTAAAGCCGAGCTTTTCTTGGCAAGGGATATTTTCTTTGCTGATGTTTTTTTATATGTATCTGCCGATTTTGGTCTTGACATTTTATAGCTTTAATGAGTCAGCCTATAGTGCCAATTGGCAGGGATTTACGTTGAAGTGGTACATTAAGCTATTTAGTGATGTACGGGTGCTGAAGTCGTTGCAAAATAGCTTGACGGTTGCTTTTGTGGCTGTGGTTATTTCTGCCGTGATTGGCACGTTGATGGCGGTGGGGTTGGTGCGTTATCAATTTATGGGGAAGGGGTTATATCGTGGGGTATCCTACTTACCGTTGATTATTCCCGATATCGCAATGGCAGTGGCGACTCTGGTATTTCTGGCGGTGATTGGCACGCCATTAAGCTTGTGGACAATTGTGGCAGCCCATGTGGTATTCTGTTTGGCATACATTGCCTTTGTCGTCTCTTCGCGTATTTCTAGTCTTGATCCATATTTGGAAGAAGCCGCACTCGATTTAGGCGCAACTCCGTTTCAAGCGTTTATTAAAGTGTTGTTGCCCGAATTGATGCCTGCCATAATTGCGGGGTGTTTAATTTCCTTTGTTCTGAGTATGGACGATTTTCTGATTGCTAGCTTTACGGCTGGAACCGGATCGACAACGCTACCGATGGAAATTTTTAGCCGCATTCGTACTGGAGTTAAACCCGATATTAATGCCTTGAGTGTAATTTTAATTGGCGCATCTGGGGCAATTGCCTTTGTGGGTGAGTGGCTGCGCTATCAAGGGGAAAAGAAGCGGTTGAGATAG
- the ispG gene encoding (E)-4-hydroxy-3-methylbut-2-enyl-diphosphate synthase, with protein MQTLPTPQTAAKPPALDTVIHRRQTRPVSVGNITIGGGHPVVVQSMINEDTLDLEGSVAGIRRLHEIGCEIVRVTVPSMAHAKALAQIKQKLIQTYQEVPLVADVHHNGMKIALEVAKHVDKVRINPGLYVFEKPKSDRTEYTQAEFEQIGAKIKETLAPLVISLRDQGKAMRIGVNHGSLAERMLFTYGDTPEGMVESALEFIRICESLDFRNLVISLKASRVPVMLAAYRLMVRRMDELGMDYPLHLGVTEAGDGEYGRIKSTAGIGTLLAEGIGDTIRVSLTEAPEKEIPVCYSILQALGLRKTMVEYVACPSCGRTLFNLEDVLHEVREATKHLTGLDIAVMGCIVNGPGEMADADYGYVGKQPGYISLYRGREEIKKVPEDQGVEELINLIKADDRWIDP; from the coding sequence ATGCAAACACTTCCAACCCCTCAAACGGCTGCCAAACCCCCAGCATTGGATACCGTTATCCACCGTCGCCAAACCCGCCCGGTATCCGTCGGGAATATCACGATTGGGGGCGGACATCCGGTGGTGGTGCAGTCGATGATTAATGAAGATACCTTAGATCTTGAGGGTTCAGTGGCTGGGATTCGCCGCTTGCATGAAATTGGCTGTGAGATAGTCCGAGTCACAGTTCCCAGTATGGCGCACGCCAAAGCCCTCGCCCAAATTAAACAGAAACTGATTCAGACGTACCAAGAAGTTCCCTTGGTGGCGGATGTTCACCACAACGGGATGAAAATCGCCCTAGAAGTCGCCAAGCATGTAGATAAAGTGCGGATTAATCCAGGGTTATACGTCTTTGAGAAACCAAAGAGCGATCGCACGGAGTATACTCAAGCTGAATTTGAACAAATTGGGGCAAAGATCAAGGAAACTTTAGCACCTCTGGTCATTTCCCTACGGGATCAAGGGAAAGCCATGCGAATTGGGGTGAATCACGGTTCCTTGGCTGAACGGATGCTATTTACCTACGGCGATACCCCAGAAGGGATGGTGGAATCGGCGCTGGAATTTATCCGAATCTGTGAATCCCTCGACTTCCGCAATCTAGTGATTTCCCTGAAAGCCTCCCGTGTCCCCGTCATGCTGGCGGCGTATCGGTTGATGGTACGGCGCATGGATGAGTTGGGGATGGATTACCCCTTGCATCTCGGTGTTACAGAAGCCGGCGATGGGGAATATGGGCGAATTAAGTCTACAGCGGGTATTGGTACGCTATTAGCGGAAGGAATTGGCGATACCATTCGCGTTTCTCTGACGGAAGCGCCAGAAAAAGAAATCCCCGTTTGCTATAGCATTCTCCAGGCTTTGGGATTGCGGAAAACCATGGTGGAATATGTCGCTTGTCCATCCTGCGGGCGCACCTTATTTAATTTAGAAGACGTACTCCACGAAGTTCGGGAAGCGACGAAACACCTGACGGGTTTGGATATAGCTGTGATGGGGTGTATTGTTAATGGTCCGGGGGAAATGGCAGATGCGGATTACGGTTATGTAGGTAAGCAACCGGGTTATATTTCCCTATATCGGGGACGGGAGGAGATTAAAAAGGTGCCGGAAGATCAGGGAGTTGAGGAGTTAATTAATTTGATTAAAGCGGATGATCGTTGGATCGATCCCTAA
- a CDS encoding DEAD/DEAH box helicase encodes MAILHGSWITGESDNYLFIWGEQWRPLASVDSAAKTGIMPHPFAMTQAELSEFLGDRGLTLPDSGTGKTKGNSESAIASWQSQVFVLPTHPAEAKTPAYPILSAKLLTDETDSSSLELHQWQVSGYRLTPSTALPFLQSLPLGGFNVADNYVGSDLRFWTHVYRWSLDLLTRCKFLPGLYRQPKGKAIAYWQPLLDSATDQTRLAEFTQSMPLACQAYDGNVETRHGASLQSQHPQSTILNFLRHTIDTQVQNWVESLSPPTATSPIPEWLQALCSANENLDVEPMAIARLDTALSNWTTSIQQHLVTPTTQGLTQNLFRTCLVLQPPEPDEANWRLDFCLQAMDDPDLLIDAKTIWRQPVEQLDYHGRTIKQPQETLLKGLGLASRLYPPLEASLHERCPRFCELNPVQVYEFIKASAWRLQDSGLGIILPPGLAPGSGEKRLGISITAEAPKSKKDERLGLQSLLKFKWDLAIGDTKLSKSEFQRLMSLKSPLVEVNGEWIALQPADARAAQTIMKASKEDMSLSVEDALRLATGDTKTLGKLPVVHFEASGALQELITNLTGNRTIEPIDVPQDFNGTLRPYQLRGASWLAFLERWGLGACLADDMGLGKTIQFIAFLLYLKEQDVLESPTLLVCPTSVLGNWEREVKKFAPTLKAIVHHGDKRSKGKTFAKTVKTKDLVITSYPLVYRDAATLESVSWQGVVLDEAQNIKNPGAKQSQAVRKLPTEFRIALTGTPVENRLSELWSILDFLNPAYLGDRQFFQRRFAMPIEKFGDRDSLQTLRSLVQPFILRRLKTDKTIIQDLPEKQEMTVFCGLAAEQAALYQKLVDESLVEIEAAEGIKRKGLILTLLMRLKQVCNHPAQLLKEKSLKDAKRSGKLLRLQEMLDEAISEGDRALIFTQFAEWGKLLKPYLAKQFDQEILFLYGATRKKQREEMIDRFQNDPEGPPILILSLKAGGTGLNLTRANHVFHIDRWWNPAVENQATDRAFRIGQTRNVQVHKFVCTGTLEERINDMIESKKQLAEQTVEAGENWVTDMDTDQLRSLLLLDRTAVIDE; translated from the coding sequence ATGGCAATTTTACATGGTAGTTGGATTACAGGCGAATCTGATAATTATTTATTTATTTGGGGAGAACAATGGCGTCCTTTAGCCTCTGTTGACTCTGCCGCTAAGACGGGGATTATGCCCCATCCTTTTGCAATGACACAAGCAGAGTTAAGCGAATTTTTAGGCGATCGCGGTTTAACCCTGCCCGACTCTGGAACCGGAAAAACCAAAGGAAACAGCGAGAGTGCGATCGCCTCCTGGCAAAGCCAAGTCTTCGTCTTACCCACTCACCCCGCAGAAGCCAAGACACCAGCCTACCCAATCCTTTCCGCCAAACTCCTCACCGACGAGACAGATTCCTCCTCCCTCGAACTGCATCAATGGCAGGTTTCCGGCTACCGTCTCACCCCCTCAACCGCCCTCCCCTTTCTGCAATCTCTGCCCTTAGGGGGATTCAATGTTGCCGATAATTACGTCGGATCAGATTTACGATTTTGGACGCATGTCTATCGCTGGAGTTTAGACTTACTGACTCGATGTAAATTTTTACCTGGATTATATCGCCAACCCAAGGGTAAAGCGATCGCCTACTGGCAACCCCTCCTCGACAGTGCCACCGATCAAACCCGGTTAGCCGAGTTTACCCAATCCATGCCCTTAGCATGTCAAGCGTATGACGGCAATGTAGAGACGCGCCATGGCGCGTCTCTACAATCACAACATCCCCAATCAACAATCCTGAACTTTTTAAGACACACCATTGATACTCAGGTGCAAAACTGGGTTGAATCACTATCACCCCCAACCGCTACCTCACCCATCCCCGAATGGCTGCAAGCCCTGTGTAGCGCCAATGAAAACCTAGACGTTGAACCGATGGCGATCGCCCGTTTAGATACCGCCCTGTCTAATTGGACAACCTCGATTCAACAGCATCTAGTTACCCCCACTACCCAAGGCTTAACCCAAAATCTCTTCCGCACCTGCTTAGTCTTGCAACCCCCAGAACCCGATGAAGCCAACTGGCGGCTTGACTTTTGCTTGCAAGCCATGGATGATCCTGATTTATTAATCGATGCCAAAACGATTTGGCGACAACCTGTCGAACAATTAGACTATCATGGGCGAACCATTAAACAGCCTCAAGAAACCCTACTCAAGGGATTAGGATTAGCCTCTCGTCTCTATCCCCCCCTAGAAGCCAGCTTACACGAACGCTGTCCCCGATTCTGTGAACTCAATCCCGTTCAAGTGTACGAGTTCATCAAAGCTAGTGCATGGCGACTCCAAGACAGTGGCTTAGGAATTATCTTACCCCCAGGATTAGCCCCCGGATCAGGGGAAAAACGCCTCGGTATTAGCATTACCGCAGAAGCACCAAAATCTAAAAAAGACGAACGGTTGGGATTACAAAGCCTGCTGAAATTTAAATGGGATTTGGCAATTGGTGATACAAAACTCTCCAAATCCGAATTCCAGCGCCTGATGTCCCTCAAATCCCCCTTAGTAGAAGTGAATGGAGAATGGATTGCCCTCCAACCCGCCGATGCGCGGGCGGCGCAAACCATCATGAAAGCTTCCAAGGAAGATATGAGTTTGTCAGTAGAAGACGCCTTGCGACTGGCGACAGGCGATACCAAAACTTTAGGAAAACTGCCCGTTGTTCACTTTGAAGCATCCGGGGCGCTGCAAGAGTTAATTACTAATTTAACTGGAAATCGCACGATTGAACCTATCGACGTTCCCCAAGACTTTAACGGCACATTACGCCCCTATCAACTCCGAGGCGCCAGTTGGTTGGCTTTTTTAGAACGCTGGGGTTTAGGGGCTTGTTTAGCGGACGATATGGGATTAGGTAAAACGATTCAGTTTATTGCTTTTTTGCTTTATTTAAAAGAACAAGATGTTCTGGAATCGCCCACATTATTAGTCTGTCCCACATCCGTACTAGGAAACTGGGAACGGGAAGTGAAAAAATTTGCCCCGACTCTAAAGGCAATAGTACACCATGGCGATAAACGTTCAAAAGGTAAGACATTTGCCAAAACAGTGAAGACTAAGGATTTGGTGATTACCAGTTATCCATTAGTGTATCGAGATGCTGCAACCCTAGAATCGGTATCCTGGCAAGGTGTGGTATTAGATGAAGCCCAAAATATCAAAAATCCAGGGGCAAAACAGTCACAAGCTGTGCGGAAACTGCCGACGGAATTTCGCATTGCTTTAACCGGAACGCCTGTGGAGAACCGATTATCGGAATTGTGGTCAATTTTAGATTTTCTCAATCCTGCATATTTAGGCGATCGCCAATTTTTTCAACGCCGCTTTGCTATGCCAATTGAGAAGTTTGGCGACAGGGATTCCTTACAAACCTTGCGATCATTGGTACAACCGTTTATTCTGCGCCGTCTGAAAACTGATAAGACCATTATTCAGGATTTACCGGAAAAACAGGAGATGACGGTATTCTGTGGACTCGCCGCAGAACAAGCCGCCCTGTATCAGAAACTGGTGGATGAATCCTTGGTGGAAATTGAAGCAGCGGAGGGGATTAAGCGCAAGGGGTTAATTTTAACCTTGCTGATGCGACTCAAACAAGTCTGCAATCATCCCGCCCAATTATTAAAGGAGAAATCCTTAAAAGACGCCAAGCGTTCTGGGAAATTACTGCGGTTACAGGAAATGTTAGACGAAGCGATTTCGGAAGGCGATCGCGCGTTAATTTTTACCCAGTTTGCGGAATGGGGGAAACTGTTGAAACCCTATTTAGCCAAACAATTTGATCAGGAAATCCTGTTTCTGTATGGCGCAACTCGCAAGAAGCAACGGGAGGAAATGATTGACCGTTTCCAAAATGACCCCGAAGGTCCCCCGATTCTGATTTTATCCTTAAAAGCGGGGGGAACGGGACTAAATTTGACTCGGGCGAATCATGTTTTCCACATTGATCGCTGGTGGAATCCGGCGGTGGAGAATCAGGCGACAGATCGAGCGTTTAGAATTGGTCAAACTCGCAATGTACAGGTGCATAAGTTTGTTTGCACGGGAACGCTGGAAGAACGAATTAATGACATGATTGAAAGTAAGAAGCAGTTGGCGGAACAGACGGTAGAAGCGGGTGAAAACTGGGTCACGGATATGGATACGGATCAGTTGCGATCGCTGCTATTGCTTGATCGCACGGCGGTGATTGATGAGTAA
- a CDS encoding polyribonucleotide nucleotidyltransferase, translated as MVELDKSISFDGRDIRLRAGLLAPQAGGSVLIESGDTAVLVTATRSAGREGIDFLPLLVDYEERLYAAGRIPGGFLRREGRPPEKVTLTSRLIDRPLRPLFPSWLRDDIQIVATTLSMDEQVPPDVLAVTGASVAVLQAQIPFYGPMAAVRVGLVGDDFIINPTYREIDNGDLDLVVAGSPQGVIMVEAGANQLPERDIIEAIEFGYEAVQDLIAAQENLLKELGIEIIQAEPPETSSELEEFIRDRATKPIKKVLSQFDFDKHDRDEALDEIKENEILAPIAERPEDDPLRVAAANDQLLSSVFKSLTKKLMRSQIVEDGVRVDGRKLDEVRPVSCQVGLLPSRVHGSGLFNRGLTQVLSTVTLGTPGDAQMLDDLNPEEEKRYLHHYNFPPFSVGETKPMRSPGRREIGHGALAERAIIPILPPQNEFPYVIRVVSEVLSSNGSTSMGSVCGSTLALMDAGVPITKPVSGAAMGLIKEGDEVRILTDIQGIEDFLGDMDFKVAGTDSGITALQMDMKITGLPMETVAKAIEQAKPARLHILEKMLAAIDKPRPDLSAFAPRLLTMKIDPDLIGLVIGPGGKTIKGITEQTGAKVDIDDDGTITVSAVEGEKAKKAITLIQGMTRRLEEGDVYAGRVTRIIPIGAFVEVLPGKEGMIHISQLADYRVGKVEDEVAVGDEVIVKVREIDNKGRINLTRLGIHPDEAAAARAAATT; from the coding sequence ATGGTAGAGTTAGACAAATCAATATCCTTTGATGGACGGGATATTCGGCTAAGAGCCGGTCTACTAGCACCCCAAGCTGGGGGATCTGTACTAATTGAGTCAGGAGATACAGCGGTTTTAGTTACGGCGACTCGCTCAGCGGGTCGAGAAGGCATCGATTTTCTCCCCTTATTAGTAGACTACGAGGAAAGACTGTATGCAGCGGGTCGAATTCCCGGTGGGTTTCTGCGCCGCGAAGGGCGTCCTCCGGAAAAAGTTACACTGACCAGCCGTTTGATTGACCGCCCGTTGCGCCCCTTGTTTCCCAGTTGGCTACGGGATGATATTCAGATTGTAGCCACAACCTTGTCCATGGATGAACAAGTGCCACCGGATGTGCTGGCGGTAACGGGGGCATCGGTAGCGGTACTGCAAGCCCAAATTCCATTCTATGGTCCGATGGCAGCAGTACGAGTGGGGCTAGTTGGAGATGATTTCATTATTAATCCAACATACCGCGAAATCGACAATGGTGATCTAGATTTGGTGGTCGCGGGTTCTCCCCAAGGGGTGATCATGGTGGAAGCCGGGGCGAATCAACTGCCAGAACGGGATATTATTGAGGCGATTGAATTTGGCTATGAAGCCGTACAGGATTTAATTGCGGCTCAGGAAAACCTGCTCAAAGAGTTGGGAATTGAGATTATCCAAGCAGAACCACCAGAAACTTCATCGGAACTGGAAGAGTTTATTCGCGATCGCGCGACGAAACCGATTAAGAAAGTTTTGTCTCAGTTTGACTTCGATAAGCATGATCGCGATGAAGCCTTGGATGAAATCAAGGAAAATGAAATTCTCGCTCCCATCGCTGAACGTCCAGAGGATGATCCCCTGCGCGTGGCGGCGGCTAATGATCAACTGCTCAGCAGTGTGTTCAAAAGCTTAACCAAGAAGCTGATGCGATCGCAAATTGTGGAAGACGGGGTGCGCGTTGATGGGCGTAAACTGGATGAGGTGCGTCCGGTGTCGTGTCAGGTGGGGCTATTGCCCTCTCGTGTTCATGGCAGTGGTTTATTTAACCGAGGTTTGACTCAAGTCCTGTCTACAGTGACATTGGGAACGCCTGGGGATGCTCAAATGTTGGATGATCTGAATCCAGAGGAAGAGAAGCGTTACCTGCACCACTATAACTTCCCGCCTTTTTCCGTGGGAGAAACCAAACCCATGCGATCGCCCGGACGCCGGGAAATCGGTCACGGGGCGTTAGCGGAACGGGCGATTATTCCCATATTACCGCCGCAAAATGAGTTTCCTTATGTGATTCGGGTGGTATCGGAGGTGCTATCCTCCAATGGTTCAACCTCGATGGGTTCGGTTTGTGGATCGACGCTAGCGTTAATGGATGCTGGGGTGCCGATTACCAAGCCTGTCAGTGGTGCGGCGATGGGATTGATTAAGGAAGGCGATGAAGTCCGGATTCTCACCGATATTCAAGGAATTGAAGACTTCTTGGGCGACATGGACTTCAAAGTCGCGGGAACGGATAGCGGAATTACCGCGTTACAAATGGACATGAAAATCACCGGGCTGCCCATGGAAACCGTTGCCAAAGCGATTGAACAAGCCAAACCAGCACGACTGCACATATTAGAAAAGATGCTGGCGGCAATTGACAAACCCCGTCCTGATTTGTCGGCGTTTGCCCCACGCTTACTGACAATGAAGATTGATCCGGACTTAATTGGCTTGGTGATTGGTCCTGGCGGTAAGACGATTAAGGGGATTACCGAACAAACCGGTGCCAAAGTCGATATTGATGATGATGGCACGATTACGGTTTCTGCTGTTGAAGGGGAAAAGGCAAAGAAAGCGATTACCCTAATTCAAGGCATGACCCGGCGTTTAGAAGAAGGGGATGTTTATGCAGGGCGCGTAACTCGGATTATTCCCATCGGTGCCTTTGTGGAAGTGTTACCGGGGAAAGAGGGAATGATTCACATTTCCCAACTGGCAGATTATCGTGTCGGTAAGGTAGAAGATGAGGTTGCTGTTGGCGATGAAGTGATTGTGAAAGTTCGCGAAATTGACAACAAAGGTCGGATTAATCTGACTCGTTTGGGAATTCATCCCGATGAAGCAGCCGCAGCGCGTGCAGCAGCGACTACTTAG
- a CDS encoding alpha/beta fold hydrolase: MSLFSLRVLILTATTLYQAIACWREDRTPPPGQRMDVGGFCLHYVTAGTGYPTVVLDHSLGGVEGYFLVDELAQLARVCIYDRAGFGWSDHSPHPRTSNQIVTELDQMLTLAGLEPPYILVGNSFGSYNMRLYAHRYPEKVVGLVLTDGLHESAMLKMPLILRGLQLFFASGFILSVLGATLGIIRLLNIIGVFELIKPKLRQFSLDSRQAVKRSFCRP, translated from the coding sequence ATGTCGCTGTTTTCCCTACGAGTTTTAATCCTAACGGCTACAACCTTGTATCAAGCGATCGCCTGCTGGCGAGAAGATCGTACACCACCACCGGGTCAACGGATGGATGTGGGCGGTTTCTGCTTGCATTACGTTACAGCAGGAACCGGATATCCAACCGTTGTACTCGATCATAGTTTGGGCGGAGTTGAGGGCTATTTTTTGGTGGATGAATTGGCGCAACTTGCGCGGGTTTGTATTTATGATCGTGCGGGTTTTGGCTGGAGCGATCACAGCCCCCATCCTCGCACCAGTAATCAGATTGTCACCGAACTTGACCAGATGTTGACCCTGGCGGGTTTAGAACCTCCCTATATTTTGGTGGGTAACTCTTTTGGCAGTTACAATATGCGTCTTTACGCCCATCGCTACCCTGAAAAAGTTGTAGGATTAGTCCTGACTGACGGGTTACATGAATCAGCGATGTTAAAAATGCCCCTAATCCTGCGCGGATTACAATTGTTCTTTGCGTCAGGCTTTATCCTATCCGTTCTGGGAGCAACATTGGGCATCATTCGTCTACTAAATATAATTGGCGTATTTGAATTAATCAAACCAAAATTACGTCAGTTTTCCCTGGATTCTCGTCAAGCGGTAAAACGCTCTTTCTGTCGCCCCAA
- a CDS encoding photosystem II S4 domain protein has translation MLPREDLLKGVENRDTVARVIDQAEQAIKTWEVVLTDFLSPPVLVEIQQQFARLTEVQLLPWGGYPQAERQRLGITREELPLDQSQVEVAALDIEGNFLFDPATHRDFLGAILGTGIVREKVGDIIVLGERGAQVIVIPEIVPFLETQLTQVRSVPVKTRPIQLSQLKIREPKKKEMTTVEASMRLDAIASAGFGTSRSKMADLIGAGDVRVNWKEVSQASYSVKPGDLIAIRGKGRLQVGDVSITKKERYRIQLTRFI, from the coding sequence ATGTTGCCACGAGAGGACTTACTCAAAGGCGTCGAAAATCGTGATACGGTTGCCCGTGTGATTGATCAAGCGGAACAAGCGATCAAAACTTGGGAAGTGGTGTTAACCGATTTCCTCTCACCGCCTGTACTGGTGGAAATTCAGCAGCAGTTTGCGCGGTTGACGGAGGTACAACTTTTACCATGGGGAGGATATCCTCAAGCTGAACGTCAACGGCTGGGGATCACCCGTGAAGAATTACCTCTGGATCAGTCTCAGGTTGAGGTAGCGGCGTTAGATATTGAGGGTAATTTTCTCTTTGATCCAGCCACCCATCGGGATTTCTTGGGCGCGATTCTGGGAACAGGGATTGTGCGAGAGAAAGTTGGCGATATTATTGTTTTAGGCGAACGCGGCGCTCAAGTGATTGTGATTCCAGAAATTGTCCCGTTTCTGGAGACGCAGCTAACTCAAGTGCGTTCGGTTCCGGTGAAAACTCGACCGATTCAGTTGAGTCAACTCAAGATTCGAGAACCCAAGAAGAAAGAAATGACGACAGTCGAAGCCTCGATGCGCCTAGATGCGATCGCGTCAGCCGGATTTGGCACATCCCGTAGTAAGATGGCAGATTTGATTGGGGCGGGTGATGTGCGGGTAAACTGGAAAGAGGTTAGCCAAGCCAGTTACTCGGTTAAACCGGGTGACTTAATCGCGATTCGGGGTAAAGGGCGCTTGCAAGTTGGAGATGTTAGCATAACCAAAAAAGAGCGTTACCGTATCCAGTTAACCCGATTTATTTAA